A stretch of the Uranotaenia lowii strain MFRU-FL chromosome 3, ASM2978415v1, whole genome shotgun sequence genome encodes the following:
- the LOC129750650 gene encoding uncharacterized protein LOC129750650 isoform X1, with translation MTPGHTQRSMKPLPPALAGGVALKQEEGMLKADIMKFHNYSSPPSKTRTTSASSETEPALLVQEQKQRSEAPPNAKASRPQQQQRPPNSRRPQINLKEKITPEQLLQLQQQQQLQPVLKRPRLDSSSGGGGGTRAVDDGDPTLGEEEDEEDQNPDEEPELDTSATESETEIMEQGVQEDMIVSHPAQQRIVMNALKAKAAAGATTIIMTDDTEYQLQTDDGLDHKKVKRKPMANRQPSSSNSTSNNATSTSTKVKLQMVHEFPTLFLGLRRNRIFLVNSLAQSFDLNQRDIILTLRKIKLNEHNARLASVFGLNDSEVEVLFRTSVPRIADCLRNFIVWPDDVTMKLNVPINLRQHFNKIHLIVNYLVIKVRQNAIKYLSQAQAESSYCEIDQCHKLKYLVASTLDGCVCFVSRGFGIATDDEAVLAQSGFLTKFKTNTNLIAGKNFHNFEDRLTNGSEHDHENNNGGGGGGRGRMGNPNLDQSQNSGNEDENFEEIVSEKISKSRTFKLKSYIESVLESFQSHLILAPTACVDGKCLELLDDVVVIVGALINLQKQEVE, from the exons ATGACTCCGGGTCACACCCAACGATCGATGAAGCCGCTGCCCCCCGCCTTGGCGGGTGGGGTTGCCCTGAAGCAGGAAGAAGGAATGCTGAAG GCCGatattatgaaatttcacaACTACAGCAGTCCGCCATCAAAGACACGAACCACCAGCGCGTCATCCGAGACGGAACCGGCACTCCTGGTGCAGGAGCAGAAACAGAGGAGTGAGGCACCACCGAACGCGAAAGCCTCTCGCCCACAACAACAACAGCGACCCCCCAATTCTCGGCGGCCACAGATCAATCTGAAGGAGAAAATTACCCCGGAACAGTTACTCCAgctgcagcaacagcagcagctgcAGCCGGTTCTCAAGCGACCCCGGTTGGATTCGTCCTCCGGTGGGGGCGGCGGCACCAGAGCCGTGGACGACGGGGACCCAACCCTGGGGGAAGAAGAAGACGAGGAAGATCAGAATCCGGACGAGGAGCCGGAACTGGACACATCGGCTACCGAGTCGGAAACGGAAATTATGGAACAGGGCGTTCAGGAGGACATGATCGTGTCCCATCCGGCACAGCAGCGGATAGTGATGAATGCGCTCAAAGCGAAAGCGGCAGCAG gcGCCACCACTATCATCATGACGGACGATACCGAGTATCAGCTGCAAACGGACGACGGGCTGGATCACAAAAAGGTTAAACGGAAACCGATGGCCAACCGGCAGCCCAGTAGCAGCAACAGCACCAGCAATAATGCTACCAGCACATCGACAAAGGTCAAGCTGCAGATGGTGCACGAATTTCCAACGCTGTTTCTCGGCCTGCGGCGGAATCGAATCTTCCTGGTGAACTCGCTGGCCCAAAGCTTCGATCTGAACCAGAGGGACATCATCCTGACCCTACGCAAAATCAAACTAAACGAACACAACGCCCGGTTGGCGAGCGTTTTTGGACTGAACGATAGCGAGGTGGAAGTGCTATTCCGAACGAGCGTGCCTAGAATAGCGGATTGTTTGCGGAATTTCATCGTTTGGCCCGACGATGTCACCATGAAGCTGAACGTTCCGATCAACCTGCGGCAgcatttcaacaaaattcaccTCATCGTGAACTACCTGGTTATCAAGGTCCGACAGAATGCCATTAAATATCTGTCACAGGCACAGGCGGAATCTTCCTACTGTGAGATCGACCAGTGTCATAAGCTTAAGTATTTGGTGGCCTCGACGTTAGATGGGTGCGTGTGTTTCGTGTCCCGGGGTTTTGGAATTGCCACTGACGACGAGGCCGTACTGGCACAGTCGGGCTTCCTGACGAAATTTAAAACCAATACCAACCTGATCGCTGGTAAAAATTTCCACAACTTCGAGGATCGACTTACCAATGGTAGTGAACACGATCATGAAAACAACAACGGAGGAGGAGGAGGTGGTCGCGGCCGAATGGGAAACCCCAACCTGGATCAATCCCAAAACAGCGGTAATGAAGACGAAAACTTTGAGGAAATTGTTTCGGAAAAGATCAGTAAAAGTAGGACTTTCAAGTTGAAAAGCTATATTGAAAGTGTGCTAGAGAGCTTCCAGAGCCACCTGATCCTGGCGCCAACAGCCTGTGTCGATGGCAAGTGTCTTGAACTGCTGGACGACGTGGTGGTTATCGTCGGGGCTCTCATTAACCTCCAGAAACAGGAAGTGGAGTAG
- the LOC129750650 gene encoding uncharacterized protein LOC129750650 isoform X2, producing MKFHNYSSPPSKTRTTSASSETEPALLVQEQKQRSEAPPNAKASRPQQQQRPPNSRRPQINLKEKITPEQLLQLQQQQQLQPVLKRPRLDSSSGGGGGTRAVDDGDPTLGEEEDEEDQNPDEEPELDTSATESETEIMEQGVQEDMIVSHPAQQRIVMNALKAKAAAGATTIIMTDDTEYQLQTDDGLDHKKVKRKPMANRQPSSSNSTSNNATSTSTKVKLQMVHEFPTLFLGLRRNRIFLVNSLAQSFDLNQRDIILTLRKIKLNEHNARLASVFGLNDSEVEVLFRTSVPRIADCLRNFIVWPDDVTMKLNVPINLRQHFNKIHLIVNYLVIKVRQNAIKYLSQAQAESSYCEIDQCHKLKYLVASTLDGCVCFVSRGFGIATDDEAVLAQSGFLTKFKTNTNLIAGKNFHNFEDRLTNGSEHDHENNNGGGGGGRGRMGNPNLDQSQNSGNEDENFEEIVSEKISKSRTFKLKSYIESVLESFQSHLILAPTACVDGKCLELLDDVVVIVGALINLQKQEVE from the exons atgaaatttcacaACTACAGCAGTCCGCCATCAAAGACACGAACCACCAGCGCGTCATCCGAGACGGAACCGGCACTCCTGGTGCAGGAGCAGAAACAGAGGAGTGAGGCACCACCGAACGCGAAAGCCTCTCGCCCACAACAACAACAGCGACCCCCCAATTCTCGGCGGCCACAGATCAATCTGAAGGAGAAAATTACCCCGGAACAGTTACTCCAgctgcagcaacagcagcagctgcAGCCGGTTCTCAAGCGACCCCGGTTGGATTCGTCCTCCGGTGGGGGCGGCGGCACCAGAGCCGTGGACGACGGGGACCCAACCCTGGGGGAAGAAGAAGACGAGGAAGATCAGAATCCGGACGAGGAGCCGGAACTGGACACATCGGCTACCGAGTCGGAAACGGAAATTATGGAACAGGGCGTTCAGGAGGACATGATCGTGTCCCATCCGGCACAGCAGCGGATAGTGATGAATGCGCTCAAAGCGAAAGCGGCAGCAG gcGCCACCACTATCATCATGACGGACGATACCGAGTATCAGCTGCAAACGGACGACGGGCTGGATCACAAAAAGGTTAAACGGAAACCGATGGCCAACCGGCAGCCCAGTAGCAGCAACAGCACCAGCAATAATGCTACCAGCACATCGACAAAGGTCAAGCTGCAGATGGTGCACGAATTTCCAACGCTGTTTCTCGGCCTGCGGCGGAATCGAATCTTCCTGGTGAACTCGCTGGCCCAAAGCTTCGATCTGAACCAGAGGGACATCATCCTGACCCTACGCAAAATCAAACTAAACGAACACAACGCCCGGTTGGCGAGCGTTTTTGGACTGAACGATAGCGAGGTGGAAGTGCTATTCCGAACGAGCGTGCCTAGAATAGCGGATTGTTTGCGGAATTTCATCGTTTGGCCCGACGATGTCACCATGAAGCTGAACGTTCCGATCAACCTGCGGCAgcatttcaacaaaattcaccTCATCGTGAACTACCTGGTTATCAAGGTCCGACAGAATGCCATTAAATATCTGTCACAGGCACAGGCGGAATCTTCCTACTGTGAGATCGACCAGTGTCATAAGCTTAAGTATTTGGTGGCCTCGACGTTAGATGGGTGCGTGTGTTTCGTGTCCCGGGGTTTTGGAATTGCCACTGACGACGAGGCCGTACTGGCACAGTCGGGCTTCCTGACGAAATTTAAAACCAATACCAACCTGATCGCTGGTAAAAATTTCCACAACTTCGAGGATCGACTTACCAATGGTAGTGAACACGATCATGAAAACAACAACGGAGGAGGAGGAGGTGGTCGCGGCCGAATGGGAAACCCCAACCTGGATCAATCCCAAAACAGCGGTAATGAAGACGAAAACTTTGAGGAAATTGTTTCGGAAAAGATCAGTAAAAGTAGGACTTTCAAGTTGAAAAGCTATATTGAAAGTGTGCTAGAGAGCTTCCAGAGCCACCTGATCCTGGCGCCAACAGCCTGTGTCGATGGCAAGTGTCTTGAACTGCTGGACGACGTGGTGGTTATCGTCGGGGCTCTCATTAACCTCCAGAAACAGGAAGTGGAGTAG